GAGGAATTATACAGATATGTAGCCATTCATATAAATGATACGCATCCATCATTAGTAATTCCCGAATTAATGAGGATTTTAGTGGATGAAGAAAATCTGACATGGGAGAAGGCATGGGATATAACAACAAAGGTGGTTTCATATACAAATCATACAATAATGTCTGAGGCTCTCGAAAAATGGCCTGTGAGTCTTATGATGAGTCTTTTGCCACGTATATATACAATTATAGAAGAAATTAACAGACGTTTTTATTTAGAGGTAAAGGATAAATTTAATAATAATTGGGATAAAATTAACAAGGTTTCGATAATACAAAACGGTAATATTATGATGGCGAATCTTTGTGTTGTAGGAAGCCGCTTTGTTAACGGGGTTTCCGAACTTCACACAGAAATACTTAAAAAACAGGTGCTATCAGATTTATATGAGATTTATCCAAGAAAATTCAAAAGTGTTACAAATGGTATAACACATAGAAGATGGTTATTAAAGATTAATCCTGAGCTTGTGGAATTAATAAACGACGCCATAGGAAGTTCATGGATTAAAAAACCTAATAGTCTTATAGAACTCAAAAAGTACATAAAAGATAAGGACTTCTGCCATGAAATTGCAGATGTAAAATTAAAGAATAAGATAAAACTTGCAAAATATATAAAAGAAAAAAACAATATAGAATTAAATCCCAAATCAATATTTGACATACAGGCTAAAAGATTTCATGCTTATAAAAGGCAGCTTTTGAATATCATGCATATAATGTATCTTTACAATAAGTTAAAAGAAAATCCGAATACAGATATTATCCCAAGAACATTTATTTTCAGCGGTAAAGCCGCACCAGGTTATAAGTTGGCAAAAGAGATAATCAAACTTATAAATTGCGTTGCAGATAAAGTAAATAATGACAATTCAGTTAACGATGTTTTAAAGGTGGTATTTTTAGAAAATTATAACGTTTCATTAGCGGAGATGATTATACCATGTGCCGAGGTTAGTGAACAAATTTCTACAGCATCAAAGGAAGCCTCCGGAACCAGCAATATGAAATTTATGATGAATGGTGCAATTACAATTGGTACTCTTGATGGTGCTAATGTAGAGATAAAGGAAGCGGTTGGTGATGATAATATTGTGATATTTGGTCTAAAAGCATACGAGGTTTTAAATTATTATAAAAATGGCGGTTATTCCGCTATGGAGATATACAACAATGACATGAGGATACACCAAATCCTTGATCAGTTAGTAAACGGATTTTGGTGTGTCAAGGAAAGCGGCTTTATAGATATACATGAACATCTTCTTAAATATAATGATGAATTTTTTGTATTGAAGGATTTTGATGAATATGTAAAGGCACAGGAAAAGATAAGCAGGCTTTATCAGGATAAAATCAAATGGAATGAAATGTCTATAAATAATATAGCTAATTCAGGAAGGTTTTCAAGTGATAACTCAATAAAAAAATATGCGGAAAATATTTGGAACGTTTGAAATTAAGGGTGGGCTACTGATTAAAACCTTTGTGAGAGAATATCAAAATCATGTATATTTTTGTATTTATGTTATAATATAATAAAAAAATATTCAAAATTAATTGAATGGTCAGGAGGGATGTTTGTACCTTTGCCAAAAGAATATAGAAAATATACTTATAGGGATTATATGACATGGCCAGAGGACGAGAGATGGGAAATAATTAATGGCACTCCTTATATGCAAGCTGCTCCAACATGGCAACACCAGGCAGTATTGTTGGGGTTATCAAGACAATTTGCAAATTATTTACAGAATAAAACATGCAATATATTTACTTCGCCCTTTGATTTGCGTTTGCCGGAAAACGATGAGGAAGACGAAGATGTTATTAACGTGCTTCAACCTGACTTGGTTGTTGTATGCGATAAATCAAAATTACAAAAAACGGGGTATTTTGGAGTTCCTGAGTTAATTATTGAAGTAGTTTCTCCTGCTTCAGGCAGAAAAGATAAGATTGAAAAATTTAACTTATATGAAAAGGCTGGAGTAAAGGAATATTGGCTTGTTGAACCTGAAGAAAAGGTTGCTATGGTTTTTACACTTCATGATAAGAGTTATGGGAGACCTGAAATGTATTCTGAAAATGATTCCGTAAAGGTAAGCATATTTGAAGACCTTATAATTGATCTAAAACTTGTATTTTCTTATTAGCTGGACAAGTCCCTGTCCCCCTATCTTTATTTGATTTTAAATTTCTCAAACAAGAAGAACCGTCCCCAC
This is a stretch of genomic DNA from Aceticella autotrophica. It encodes these proteins:
- a CDS encoding Uma2 family endonuclease; this translates as MFVPLPKEYRKYTYRDYMTWPEDERWEIINGTPYMQAAPTWQHQAVLLGLSRQFANYLQNKTCNIFTSPFDLRLPENDEEDEDVINVLQPDLVVVCDKSKLQKTGYFGVPELIIEVVSPASGRKDKIEKFNLYEKAGVKEYWLVEPEEKVAMVFTLHDKSYGRPEMYSENDSVKVSIFEDLIIDLKLVFSY
- a CDS encoding glycogen/starch/alpha-glucan phosphorylase, coding for MLIKKEDLKKDFKDNLITLYAEDVSEASLEHKYFALSEVIKKYMFENWMKTNRNYSKNEVRQVYYFSIEFLLGRILESNLINLGIRDLCKEALSEMGINLDELCVIEKDAGLGNGGLGRLAACFLDSMASLSIPGHGNGIRYRYGFFDQKIMDGYQIEIPDNWLKDGYVWEIRRNEKAVRVRFNGNVRMVNSNGRLRAIHENYETVLAVPYDIPIVGYDGSTVNTLRLWSAEPMEREFDFSSFSSGDYTKAVEYKYSVEAISQVLYPDDSSIQNKSLRLKQEYFFASAGIQSILRTYKKKGKPIEELYRYVAIHINDTHPSLVIPELMRILVDEENLTWEKAWDITTKVVSYTNHTIMSEALEKWPVSLMMSLLPRIYTIIEEINRRFYLEVKDKFNNNWDKINKVSIIQNGNIMMANLCVVGSRFVNGVSELHTEILKKQVLSDLYEIYPRKFKSVTNGITHRRWLLKINPELVELINDAIGSSWIKKPNSLIELKKYIKDKDFCHEIADVKLKNKIKLAKYIKEKNNIELNPKSIFDIQAKRFHAYKRQLLNIMHIMYLYNKLKENPNTDIIPRTFIFSGKAAPGYKLAKEIIKLINCVADKVNNDNSVNDVLKVVFLENYNVSLAEMIIPCAEVSEQISTASKEASGTSNMKFMMNGAITIGTLDGANVEIKEAVGDDNIVIFGLKAYEVLNYYKNGGYSAMEIYNNDMRIHQILDQLVNGFWCVKESGFIDIHEHLLKYNDEFFVLKDFDEYVKAQEKISRLYQDKIKWNEMSINNIANSGRFSSDNSIKKYAENIWNV